One Rosa chinensis cultivar Old Blush chromosome 5, RchiOBHm-V2, whole genome shotgun sequence genomic region harbors:
- the LOC112203971 gene encoding uncharacterized protein LOC112203971, which translates to MKNHQSRPTGSQPFPEANATFTSGYGNRRGGRHGKARNRGQGRQNGQARGGYNQQLGPRNNAKITKGNGQMIKPHKNEDSVCLRCGGKGHWARTCRAEDHLVALYKASLKKKHVETNYIDHSDPWDSSEPIDITPLDVSDFFANNGSNFDDMTSGGILDDY; encoded by the coding sequence ATGAAGAACCATCAGTCTCGCCCTACAGGATCACAACCATTCCCTGAAGCGAATGCTACTTTTACTAGTGGTTATGGCAATAGACGTGGTGGAAGGCATGGCAAAGCCCGTAACCGTGGTCAGGGTCGACAAAATGGCCAAGCTCGTGGGGGCTACAACCAGCAGTTGGGCCCAAGGAACAATGCCAAGATTACTAAAGGAAATGGTCAGATGATCAAACCTCATAAAAATGAAGACAGTGTTTGTCTTAGATGTGGTGGTAAAGGCCATTGGGCTCGCACCTGTCGTGCAGAAGACCATTTGGTGGCCCTCTACAAAGCTTCCttgaaaaagaaacatgtgGAGACAAACTACATTGACCACTCTGACCCTTGGGATTCATCTGAGCCTATAGACATTACTCCGCTCGATGTCTCAGATTTTTTTGCGAACAATGGAAGCAATTTTGATGATATGACCAGTGGTGGAATTCTTGACGACTACTAG
- the LOC112203972 gene encoding uncharacterized protein LOC112203972, which produces MTNLAKLDFVALDISGKNYLSWALDAEIHLEAQNLGPTIKEGNSASPQNKAKAMIFLRHHLHQGLKDEYLTVKDPLQLWTGLADRFAHQKTVVLPRALYEWTHLRLQDYSSVIDYNSAMFRITSQMNLCGETVTQAMMLEKTFSTFHASNMVLQQQYRER; this is translated from the coding sequence ATGACgaatttggcaaaattggattttgTCGCCCTTGACATCTCTGGCAAGAACTACCTGTCTTGGGCCCTTGATGCAGAGATTCATCTCGAAGCCCAAAACCTTGGGCCTAcaatcaaggaaggaaactCAGCGTCCCCGCAGAATAAAGCTAAGGCTATGATTTTTCTGCGCCACCATCTCCATCAGGGATTGAAGGACGAGTACTTAACTGTCAAAGACCCACTTCAGCTATGGACAGGTTTGGCAGATAGGTTCGCTCACCAAAAGACTGTTGTGCTCCCTAGAGCACTTTATGAATGGACGCATCTGCGCCTTCAAGATTACAGTTCTGTGATAGATTATAATTCTGCCATGTTCAGGATCACCTCCCAAATGAATCTTTGTGGAGAAACTGTAACTCAGGCCATGATGCTTGAAAAGACCTTCTCCACTTTTCATGCCTCCAATATGGTCTTACAGCAGCAATACAGAGAAAGATGA